The Parashewanella spongiae genome has a window encoding:
- the tssJ gene encoding type VI secretion system lipoprotein TssJ: MKKHTAVVILILMLMGCQTIKHWFSPIELHQITVKVIAEKNINPNLQGKPCPLVLQLYQMSDSDAFSTSDYINIYNDQQGTLKKDLLSERVIGIVYPGKTIEKTFDLKDGVSYVGVIADFSDSSDANAKVLFKPKSEGKSLLVLDVDGVNLSSRRSDNND, from the coding sequence ATGAAAAAGCATACAGCGGTAGTAATATTGATTTTAATGCTTATGGGTTGCCAAACAATCAAGCATTGGTTTTCCCCAATAGAACTCCATCAAATAACCGTTAAAGTTATAGCGGAAAAAAATATTAACCCGAATTTACAAGGTAAGCCTTGCCCCCTTGTTTTGCAGTTATACCAGATGTCAGACAGTGACGCGTTCAGCACGTCTGATTACATAAACATTTATAATGATCAACAAGGCACTTTAAAAAAAGATCTTCTATCAGAAAGAGTTATAGGCATTGTTTATCCTGGAAAGACAATTGAGAAAACATTTGATCTAAAAGATGGTGTTAGTTATGTCGGAGTAATCGCAGATTTTTCTGATTCTTCTGACGCCAACGCTAAAGTACTGTTTAAACCCAAATCTGAAGGTAAGTCACTCTTAGTTCTTGATGTCGATGGCGTTAATTTATCCTCGAGAAGGAGTGACAATAATGATTAA
- the icmH gene encoding type IVB secretion system protein IcmH/DotU, translating to MNTLFTEEETKEVRRAYTKTPETKLSKPEIPAVDIYGFDRLLATLNIYKNPLLNEASELLGILISIPRLKKPKNIEKFRQSLLESLAKFRKQGRLLDFHSSIIEKSCFVICAALDEAILSTDWGKSECWDNSSLLSISFKERNGGEVFFVLLEKAMKQPTILSDFIELQYILMMLGFQSKYRYRDEKILQQIKRNVYEIIYRNTEIESRLVSPITVTTEKVIKPTRLINMKLVTLLVLLSVCAGYGISDYFYNIESQSIIKKIDNINKQSDAIVSGNITASELYYKNKTTNQWEILYGQFSEMQDAKHFIALLDDDGYKAYTRRSGKNIEVVSSSSNNLPMLKSILNELNFKFDVNAVIRRANK from the coding sequence TTGAATACATTATTTACTGAAGAAGAAACAAAGGAAGTAAGAAGAGCATACACTAAAACACCTGAAACGAAATTAAGCAAACCTGAAATTCCAGCAGTAGACATTTATGGTTTTGATAGATTGCTTGCAACATTGAATATCTATAAAAATCCACTATTAAATGAAGCTTCAGAATTACTGGGTATTTTAATCTCCATTCCAAGGCTCAAAAAGCCTAAAAATATTGAAAAATTCAGGCAATCCTTGCTTGAGTCACTAGCTAAATTTAGGAAGCAAGGAAGGTTATTAGATTTTCATTCCAGCATTATTGAAAAGAGTTGCTTTGTTATTTGTGCTGCACTCGATGAAGCTATTCTATCTACTGACTGGGGAAAGTCTGAATGTTGGGACAACAGCTCGTTATTAAGCATATCTTTTAAGGAAAGAAACGGTGGGGAAGTGTTTTTTGTTTTACTGGAAAAAGCGATGAAACAACCCACAATTCTTTCTGATTTTATTGAATTGCAATATATATTAATGATGCTCGGCTTTCAAAGCAAATATCGATATCGTGATGAAAAGATTCTTCAGCAAATTAAAAGAAATGTTTATGAGATTATTTACCGAAATACAGAGATTGAATCTAGGTTAGTCAGTCCCATTACTGTAACAACTGAAAAAGTGATAAAGCCAACAAGATTAATTAACATGAAACTGGTAACCTTACTGGTTTTATTATCGGTATGTGCTGGATATGGTATTAGTGACTATTTTTATAACATAGAAAGTCAGAGTATTATAAAGAAAATCGATAATATTAACAAACAGTCTGACGCAATAGTAAGTGGAAATATAACTGCAAGTGAACTCTATTATAAAAACAAAACAACTAACCAGTGGGAAATCTTATATGGGCAATTTTCGGAGATGCAAGATGCAAAACATTTCATTGCTTTATTAGATGATGATGGCTATAAAGCCTATACGAGACGATCCGGAAAAAACATAGAAGTTGTGTCGTCATCTAGTAATAACTTACCCATGCTAAAAAGTATTTTAAACGAACTAAATTTCAAGTTTGATGTAAATGCAGTAATTAGAAGAGCAAACAAATGA
- the tssK gene encoding type VI secretion system baseplate subunit TssK — protein MIKNKKITWTEGMFICPQHFQQQERYFESYVLQFINQLQHQLYGFSELEIDVEMLKIGKVRVNSAKGIFPDGTPFELNQNISIEIPNNVLKKKVYLVLPLTKIGAVEVGEAEHHRYKVFQHEAFDSCTDENDLVKLDLSDLNMQLKLEGDNLNEYAMLEVVQVMEFDSDGKVVLNEAFIPHSLQYGVSKYLGDNLRDIYALMKYRATAISNRLSTDTGSKSYQALIRDYLWLQALGVWIPQIKLLCDNKDSLTYHLYKDCIALTGHMLGLDGKNIEEFPNFNPGELYDIFSYVFSKIILLLREIQTENVHTLKWDWSLFKTRRLLRTIIKDPSLYGSGKFILLVSSSMNLSTLTNEFPTCAKLAGNSIIAELVRSALPGIPLKSLPFAPAELKNKPDTAYFEVDTKHEMWEEIRSKGEVIALHIDERIENVDIGFHIIR, from the coding sequence ATGATTAAAAATAAAAAGATTACTTGGACAGAGGGGATGTTTATTTGTCCTCAACACTTTCAGCAACAAGAGCGTTATTTTGAAAGTTATGTTCTTCAATTTATTAACCAATTACAGCATCAGCTTTATGGGTTTTCTGAGTTAGAAATTGATGTAGAAATGCTGAAAATAGGTAAAGTTAGAGTTAATTCAGCAAAGGGAATATTTCCCGATGGCACTCCGTTTGAGCTTAATCAAAATATATCAATTGAAATACCGAACAACGTCTTAAAAAAGAAAGTATATCTTGTTCTGCCACTTACAAAGATCGGCGCTGTTGAAGTAGGAGAAGCTGAACATCACAGATACAAAGTTTTCCAACACGAAGCCTTCGATAGCTGTACCGATGAAAATGATCTCGTAAAACTTGATTTATCGGACTTGAACATGCAACTGAAGTTAGAAGGTGACAACTTGAATGAATACGCCATGCTTGAAGTTGTACAAGTTATGGAATTTGATTCTGACGGAAAAGTGGTATTAAACGAGGCTTTCATACCTCACTCTCTTCAGTATGGTGTCTCTAAATATCTGGGAGATAACTTAAGAGATATTTATGCACTGATGAAATATCGTGCAACTGCCATTTCCAATCGCCTGAGCACTGATACTGGGAGTAAGAGCTACCAAGCATTAATTAGAGACTATCTTTGGTTGCAAGCATTAGGTGTCTGGATTCCACAAATTAAACTGTTGTGCGATAACAAAGATTCATTGACATATCACTTATACAAAGACTGTATTGCTCTTACCGGGCACATGTTGGGATTAGATGGTAAAAATATTGAAGAGTTTCCCAATTTTAACCCCGGTGAACTGTATGACATCTTCTCTTATGTTTTTTCAAAAATCATATTGTTATTGAGAGAGATACAAACTGAAAATGTGCATACTTTGAAATGGGATTGGAGTTTATTCAAAACTAGGAGATTGCTAAGGACAATCATAAAAGATCCTAGTCTTTATGGTAGTGGGAAATTTATTTTGCTTGTGTCATCAAGTATGAATCTTTCAACATTAACTAACGAATTTCCTACTTGTGCAAAATTAGCAGGAAATAGCATTATCGCAGAGTTAGTTCGAAGTGCACTTCCAGGAATTCCACTAAAAAGTCTTCCATTTGCACCCGCTGAATTAAAAAACAAACCAGACACGGCCTATTTCGAGGTTGATACAAAGCATGAAATGTGGGAGGAAATTAGATCTAAGGGAGAAGTGATTGCCTTACATATAGATGAAAGAATTGAAAATGTTGATATTGGATTTCACATAATTAGGTAG
- a CDS encoding type VI secretion system-associated FHA domain protein, giving the protein MSLSMKIIKSPYGESIYEWVKTFPKDGGDIGRAFGNTFKLSDSTQVISNRHAKILPIEGGYKIIDTSKNGLFINDSKTPLGRNNAIMLSDGDVLGAGEYLLLVSLFNPYENNIDEAPDENNTLEVEPIFADDPFHQLDSEKSVVLTADEINGMSDDEERERYLAESIEHDVFEDVGEHKAEIENDFSTGFTSMEENPFESPLENPFEETSFRATSQTSFDESCVHYERPRKDMLVEHKTAEERFVQYSEKSIEIALNRLFKDIDPEKIEELFKELTGTSFFAEKSRYWNMYKKYFARLIRDRDLHIKFYSYYQEAIKIQISLDGDH; this is encoded by the coding sequence ATGTCACTTTCAATGAAAATAATCAAAAGTCCATATGGTGAAAGTATTTATGAGTGGGTTAAGACGTTTCCAAAGGACGGAGGTGATATAGGGAGAGCATTTGGAAATACATTTAAGCTCAGTGACTCTACTCAAGTAATATCAAACAGACACGCGAAAATATTACCAATTGAAGGTGGGTATAAAATTATTGATACGAGTAAAAATGGGTTATTTATAAATGATTCAAAAACACCTTTAGGAAGAAATAATGCAATTATGCTTAGTGACGGTGATGTACTAGGTGCAGGAGAGTACTTACTATTAGTTTCACTATTCAATCCATACGAAAATAACATAGATGAAGCCCCAGACGAAAACAATACTCTGGAAGTAGAGCCTATTTTTGCTGACGATCCATTTCACCAATTGGATTCAGAGAAGAGCGTTGTTTTGACTGCTGATGAAATTAATGGCATGTCTGATGATGAAGAGCGTGAGAGATATTTAGCGGAGTCTATTGAGCATGATGTTTTTGAAGATGTAGGAGAACATAAGGCAGAAATTGAAAATGATTTTTCTACAGGATTTACCAGCATGGAAGAAAACCCTTTTGAATCTCCTCTAGAAAACCCATTTGAAGAGACTAGTTTTAGAGCAACATCACAAACAAGTTTTGATGAAAGCTGTGTGCACTATGAGCGACCTCGTAAAGACATGCTTGTAGAGCATAAAACGGCTGAGGAACGTTTTGTACAATACTCTGAAAAAAGCATTGAAATAGCATTGAATCGTCTATTTAAAGATATAGATCCTGAAAAAATTGAAGAACTCTTTAAGGAACTCACTGGTACGAGTTTTTTTGCGGAAAAGTCTAGATATTGGAATATGTACAAAAAGTACTTTGCTAGATTGATAAGAGATCGAGATTTGCATATTAAGTTTTATTCGTATTATCAAGAAGCCATAAAGATACAAATCAGCCTCGATGGTGACCATTAA
- the tssM gene encoding type VI secretion system membrane subunit TssM, which yields MTLKKIILFLSIIVIIFSTALSWFFIGTESKFLWVRYTSLSVLIVSLLSIAVFFAFKKVKFITDKNKVEKAERKLVKLLFKSFIKKINGLYFGQVKLKSVYDIPWYLVIGSKDDDVNEFLYQNRLEKLSFENEALSQTEGYLSFWVSEQIIIIQVGDKIFDNVQVHFSMWKLLIKQVRRYRPRQGINGVLSVIACDRVLSSRPLDTRKNNELIKLVVSDLENSISLSVPVYFMFSKLDSLADFVEFMNYYVEKELEHPLGFTFNKKQKKFDKEVFQKDYQNFIRHVSEKKELMLFNINEGISNSIIALPYQLNFFFKIIEEKLDEVSKDKRQSKCVWIRGAYFFSCTHSNKHYDLLSQVLATKSDLETIEPSRIGRRNKEYFVSNLINQIILPEKSIIGINKRLNVAVNIGQVMLCVSLVFGGFLLKRVFDDNWKQDKAFRQLTLHNLKIYDTDLKIVNSKPSSLENLTFVLNQSRKISIEAPTNTPWYKAISFNQNQLSNKLHDSYYSQLKAYLLPKLIEMIGSELKSSIDLSKPTKTFNILRYYMMLFNVKNRKNGELVNYINQLILNNNSLDSDGRNRFMLLVNDLFSSNFTTNFSPSKELINLARSSFDGLSRDKLIYELIKKRPEFYNRVDIRHQFGGDFNNIFNFKPHYKNYMMPLLFTKQGYKKLNINPESSLLKEQLREVNIVTNSSERVTIVELAKSSINIRKMYFSEYIEKWKDVLSNISLNKFKTSMELSYALQILRDPSRSPLNMLIEAVVENTQLAKTKASNKTVDALTKKAGAEINSMIKSNINKIKPSLAVNNAFAEYATYYSKKSTVGTIENLTKSIDSLNNDFNSLLTDENPEQVMFKYAVAHTKGSQDSIKSLSNEVKAEPDNVQRWSKSLIDQIWASVLNYGVNYSKGVWVDKVYNFYYDRIFDHFPFSPQATINVSLADFKAFFAPNGILDSYIQTYILPFSSWQGGKLQLHAYNGRILPMSQHLLDEISKYKGIEQVFFNGVSNKLNLSFQIRAKYMDSDITKFEIRGNTELFNYMNGPREWSKINWPNKADEESISFNFYKDDNRVTHDTFSSEWSVLKPLLESKWSETDDSKIQLLTYSSKGHSISLDFSSLDSNVIFAKSLFTSFSLPPKL from the coding sequence ATGACATTAAAAAAAATAATTTTATTTTTATCAATTATTGTAATAATTTTTAGTACTGCTTTAAGTTGGTTTTTTATTGGTACTGAAAGTAAATTCCTTTGGGTAAGGTATACTTCATTATCCGTTCTTATCGTCAGTCTATTATCCATAGCCGTTTTCTTTGCATTTAAAAAAGTAAAGTTTATTACTGATAAAAACAAGGTTGAGAAAGCAGAGCGTAAGCTGGTGAAGCTGCTTTTCAAATCCTTTATAAAAAAAATTAACGGGTTATATTTTGGGCAAGTAAAGCTCAAGAGTGTCTATGATATCCCTTGGTATTTGGTGATCGGTAGCAAAGATGATGATGTTAATGAATTTCTTTATCAAAATAGGCTGGAAAAATTAAGCTTTGAGAATGAGGCTCTATCTCAGACGGAAGGGTATCTCAGTTTTTGGGTAAGTGAACAAATAATCATCATTCAGGTCGGTGATAAAATATTTGATAACGTTCAAGTACACTTTAGTATGTGGAAACTTCTTATAAAACAGGTGAGGCGGTATAGGCCGAGGCAAGGTATAAATGGCGTTTTATCAGTAATAGCATGTGATAGAGTTTTAAGTAGCAGGCCTTTAGATACAAGGAAAAACAATGAACTCATTAAACTGGTTGTTAGCGATCTAGAAAACAGTATATCACTATCAGTTCCTGTTTATTTTATGTTTTCAAAACTTGATTCACTCGCGGATTTTGTTGAGTTCATGAATTATTATGTTGAAAAAGAACTGGAGCACCCGCTAGGTTTTACTTTTAATAAAAAACAGAAGAAATTTGATAAAGAAGTTTTTCAAAAAGATTATCAGAACTTCATACGGCATGTATCAGAAAAAAAAGAACTCATGCTTTTCAATATAAATGAAGGTATTTCTAACTCCATCATAGCCTTACCATATCAATTAAATTTCTTTTTTAAAATTATTGAAGAAAAGCTGGATGAAGTCAGCAAAGACAAAAGACAGAGTAAGTGTGTATGGATCAGAGGAGCATACTTTTTTAGCTGTACCCATTCAAATAAACACTATGATCTATTGTCTCAAGTTCTTGCGACTAAAAGCGATTTAGAAACGATAGAACCAAGTCGTATTGGTAGGAGAAATAAAGAGTACTTCGTATCGAACTTAATTAATCAAATTATTTTACCAGAGAAGTCCATTATTGGCATAAATAAAAGATTGAATGTAGCTGTCAATATAGGACAAGTAATGCTGTGCGTATCATTAGTCTTTGGAGGATTTCTATTAAAGAGGGTCTTTGATGATAACTGGAAACAAGATAAAGCCTTTCGTCAGTTAACGTTACATAATTTAAAAATATATGACACCGATTTAAAAATCGTCAACAGTAAACCCTCTAGCCTTGAAAATTTGACATTTGTATTAAATCAATCTAGAAAGATTTCGATAGAAGCGCCCACGAATACCCCTTGGTATAAGGCAATTAGCTTTAATCAAAATCAGTTGAGTAATAAACTTCATGATTCTTATTACTCTCAACTTAAAGCATATTTACTTCCTAAATTAATCGAAATGATTGGGTCTGAATTAAAATCTTCAATTGATCTATCAAAACCAACAAAAACTTTTAATATTCTAAGATACTACATGATGCTCTTTAATGTTAAAAACAGGAAGAATGGAGAACTTGTTAACTATATCAATCAACTTATATTGAATAATAACTCATTAGATTCAGATGGTCGTAATCGATTTATGCTTTTAGTTAATGATCTATTTTCTAGTAACTTTACTACAAACTTTTCACCTTCAAAAGAACTTATTAATTTAGCCAGAAGCAGTTTTGATGGACTGTCGAGAGACAAGTTAATATACGAATTAATCAAAAAACGCCCGGAATTTTATAACCGTGTTGACATAAGACACCAATTTGGTGGCGATTTTAATAATATATTCAACTTCAAGCCTCATTACAAAAACTACATGATGCCTTTGTTATTCACAAAGCAAGGTTATAAAAAATTAAATATTAACCCTGAATCGTCACTGCTCAAAGAACAATTGCGGGAAGTTAATATTGTCACAAATTCTTCTGAAAGAGTAACAATAGTAGAATTAGCTAAGTCCAGTATCAATATAAGAAAGATGTATTTTTCAGAGTATATAGAAAAGTGGAAAGATGTACTGAGCAACATTAGTCTTAACAAATTTAAAACTTCAATGGAGTTATCGTATGCGCTTCAAATACTACGTGATCCATCGAGAAGTCCATTAAATATGTTAATCGAAGCGGTAGTCGAAAACACTCAATTAGCAAAAACAAAAGCAAGCAATAAAACAGTTGATGCTCTAACAAAAAAGGCAGGTGCTGAAATTAATTCGATGATAAAAAGTAATATCAATAAGATAAAACCTTCACTTGCTGTAAATAATGCCTTTGCTGAGTACGCGACTTACTATAGTAAAAAGAGTACGGTAGGTACTATAGAAAATTTAACAAAATCAATTGACTCACTAAATAATGATTTTAATTCTTTACTTACTGATGAAAACCCTGAACAGGTAATGTTTAAATATGCTGTAGCCCACACAAAAGGTAGCCAAGATTCAATAAAATCTTTGAGTAATGAAGTAAAAGCTGAGCCTGATAATGTTCAAAGGTGGTCTAAAAGCCTTATTGATCAGATTTGGGCAAGTGTACTTAATTATGGAGTGAATTATTCAAAAGGTGTATGGGTTGATAAAGTATACAATTTTTATTACGACCGTATCTTTGATCATTTTCCATTTTCACCACAAGCTACGATTAACGTTTCATTGGCTGACTTTAAAGCATTCTTTGCTCCAAATGGAATTTTAGATAGCTATATTCAAACATATATTCTTCCATTTTCAAGTTGGCAAGGTGGTAAGCTGCAATTACACGCATACAACGGGCGAATTTTACCAATGTCACAACACTTACTTGATGAAATAAGCAAGTACAAGGGTATTGAACAAGTATTCTTTAATGGGGTGAGTAATAAATTGAACCTTAGCTTTCAAATAAGAGCTAAGTACATGGATTCTGACATAACTAAATTTGAAATTCGTGGCAATACAGAGCTGTTCAATTACATGAATGGCCCAAGAGAGTGGAGCAAGATTAATTGGCCTAACAAAGCTGATGAAGAATCAATTTCATTTAACTTTTATAAGGATGATAATAGAGTTACTCATGATACTTTCTCTAGTGAGTGGAGTGTCTTAAAACCATTATTAGAGTCTAAATGGTCTGAAACAGACGATAGTAAAATTCAGTTACTCACTTATTCTTCAAAAGGACATAGTATTTCTCTAGATTTTAGCTCTCTTGATTCTAACGTAATTTTTGCTAAATCATTGTTTACGTCGTTTTCATTGCCGCCAAAATTATAG
- a CDS encoding type VI secretion system baseplate subunit TssG: MTPSNLEESQVEIVRLSQTLKHIAAKHGDIPNIRFTTELLPAFYHSQIRKIQNKSDAWIVEVSSGALYGNNSVLPHYMQNQIIKLFVELSDESLKDFFDIFNNRYWKQFCNLCTKHSLSMQLEEETFKWNKYKKGISQLLKCLTGFSCNDPVLPSEHLIQYVGLLGPSQINPNCLRKILEDYFNCKFELYSSKLEYQKLTSSSLCKIGISGRKQRLGQELILGKKVPVVGQKLILKICPESYDEYIKTHENSSFVKAVKIIISNYIGTNFKYHLFIKINSKYLSRLQISTNFKHSKKLGHSTWIYDSQEGEHFVEFPLK, from the coding sequence ATGACACCTAGTAATTTGGAAGAGAGCCAAGTTGAGATCGTTAGGCTATCGCAGACTTTAAAGCACATTGCTGCAAAGCATGGTGATATTCCAAATATTAGGTTTACCACTGAGTTACTTCCAGCTTTTTATCACTCTCAAATTAGGAAGATTCAAAACAAATCTGACGCTTGGATTGTAGAAGTTAGTTCTGGTGCTCTTTATGGTAACAACTCTGTACTTCCTCATTACATGCAAAATCAGATTATTAAATTATTTGTAGAACTGTCAGATGAGTCACTAAAAGACTTTTTTGATATATTTAATAATCGTTATTGGAAACAATTTTGTAATTTATGCACCAAGCATAGCTTATCTATGCAACTGGAAGAAGAAACGTTCAAATGGAATAAATATAAAAAAGGGATCAGTCAGCTTTTAAAATGTCTAACAGGATTTAGTTGTAATGATCCTGTGCTGCCTAGTGAACACCTTATCCAGTATGTAGGCCTACTTGGCCCATCGCAGATAAACCCAAACTGTCTAAGAAAAATTCTTGAAGATTATTTTAATTGTAAATTTGAATTGTACAGCTCAAAGCTTGAATATCAAAAACTAACGTCATCTTCATTATGTAAAATAGGAATTTCAGGTCGAAAACAGCGATTAGGGCAAGAATTAATATTAGGAAAGAAAGTACCTGTAGTTGGGCAAAAGTTAATTTTAAAAATATGTCCTGAAAGCTATGATGAATATATTAAAACGCATGAAAACTCAAGCTTTGTCAAGGCTGTTAAGATTATAATTTCAAACTATATTGGGACTAATTTCAAATATCATCTTTTTATAAAAATAAATAGTAAATATTTATCTAGGTTACAAATATCAACAAATTTTAAACATTCTAAAAAGTTAGGACATTCTACATGGATATATGACTCTCAAGAGGGAGAACATTTTGTCGAGTTCCCATTAAAATAA